The DNA region GCCGATCCCGAAGCCGACCGTGCCTTCGATCTGGTGGAGAAGCGCAGGCCCCCGCGCATCGCCGGCCAAGCCACCTGACCACCGTTCCCGATCCCAGGTCCGCCCGCCCGTCCCGACTTCACCGCCCGGGGTTTCCAGCCCGGTCCTGCCCTGCTCGACGCCCGCTGGTGCGGGTGGCCTCATCTGTATTCCGGCCGACGAGGACCGGCCCTGTGCGGCCACCGTCATCGATATCGCCTCACGCCGTGTGGCCGGCTGGGGACTGCCGACCACACGCGCACCGATGTGGTTGCTGACGTTCTCACCGCTCCCTGTCGGCACGACCAGTTCGGGATCCGCCTGTCCGATGGCGTATCGGGCAGTGCCGGGACAACGCGCTGTCCGGGGAACAAGCTCAGAGGCACCGCTCGGGGATCTACTGAGCCGTCGGCCTCGGCAGCGTCACATTCGTCGGTTTCTGACGTGGCAAGCCTCACCCCTTGACGGCTTCCACGACCTGAAGGGCGACCTCGGCAGGGGTGAGGTGAGTGGTGTCGACGACCTCGGCCTCGGCGTGCAGCCATGTGCGGGCCGCCTCGGCGTAAGGGGCAAGGTATCCGAGGCGGAACGGGGAGTTGGGGCCGAGAACAGTGTCACCCTCGATGCGTCCGCGGAGGGTGTCCTGGTCAGCGTGGAGTACGAAGTGGCGCACGGGAATCGCATGTCGGGCCAGTCCCGTGCTGATCTCGCGCCAGTACTGCTCGACCAGGACAGTCATGGGCA from Streptomyces sp. NBC_01754 includes:
- a CDS encoding ATP-binding protein, encoding MIVWLNGTHGAGKTTTSALVQQLIPDSRVFDAEKVGETLMDITPGLPWTGNFQHWPPWRPLVVETARHVLDYTGGTLVMPMTVLVEQYWREISTGLARHAIPVRHFVLHADQDTLRGRIEGDTVLGPNSPFRLGYLAPYAEAARTWLHAEAEVVDTTHLTPAEVALQVVEAVKG